In Bradyrhizobium sp. CCBAU 051011, the following are encoded in one genomic region:
- a CDS encoding [protein-PII] uridylyltransferase has protein sequence MDSIVIETPSGEDDRFDTARITAAVDALAEKHAGREDVFRSALAQLLKAEMIAARATAQAILLKDRHGRRCAERLCFMQDEIIRILYSAATRHLYRSHVPSGAERMAVVATGGYGRGLMAPESDIDLLFILPYKQTAWGEQVAEAILYCLWDMGLKVGHATRSVDECIRQARGDMTIRTAILETRFLTGDQPLYDELVARFDKDVVQGTASEFVTAKLAEREERHRRAGQSRYLVEPNVKDGKGGLRDLHTLFWIAKYVYRVRETGELVERGVFDAQEYRTFRRCADFLWSVRCNLHFVSGRAEERLSFDMQREIAVRLGYTSHPGMQDVERFMKHYFLVAKDVGDLTAILCAKLEDEQAKPAPVLSRMVARLRPGAKRRRVPDSDDFIIDNNRINLAAPDVFKHDPVNLIRIFHLAQKNNLAFHPDAMRTVTRSLKLVNTQLRESPEANRLFMEILTSNDAETVLRRMNETGVLGHFIRAFGKIVSMMQFNMYHHYTVDEHLIRCIGFLQEIERGGNDEFTVASDLFRKIQPEHRAVIYIATLLHDVAKGRPEDHSIAGARVARRLCPRLGFSAADTELVAWLIEEHLTMSTVAQSRDLSDRKTIENFAAVVQSVEQMKLLTILTTADIRGVGPGVWNGWKAQLLRTLYYETEPVLTGGFSEVNRAQRIAVAQSEFRAAFTEWPDAELNAYIARHYPAYWLKVDLQRKIRQARFIRASEQAGHQLAINVGFDEARGVTELTILATDHPWLLSIIAGACASAGANIVDAQIYTTTDGRALDTIAISREYDRDEDEGRRATRIGEMIEHVLEGKLRLPEVVARKAANRGKVRAFVVEPEVTINNQWSDRYTVIEVSGLDRPGLLYQLTTAISKLNLNIASAHVATFGERARDVFYVTDLLGAQITAPTRQAAIKSALIHLLASEDNVAKPAA, from the coding sequence ATGGATAGCATCGTGATTGAGACCCCCTCGGGGGAGGATGATCGTTTCGATACCGCGCGGATCACCGCGGCGGTCGATGCCCTCGCCGAAAAGCATGCCGGCCGCGAGGACGTGTTTCGCTCGGCGCTGGCGCAACTCCTGAAAGCCGAGATGATCGCGGCGCGCGCCACCGCGCAGGCCATACTGCTGAAGGACCGCCACGGCCGCCGCTGCGCCGAGCGGCTGTGCTTCATGCAGGACGAAATCATCCGCATCCTCTATTCCGCCGCCACGCGGCATCTCTATCGCTCGCACGTGCCCTCCGGCGCCGAGCGCATGGCTGTCGTCGCCACCGGCGGCTACGGCCGCGGCCTGATGGCGCCGGAATCCGACATCGATCTGTTGTTCATCCTGCCCTACAAGCAGACCGCCTGGGGCGAGCAGGTAGCCGAAGCCATTCTCTATTGCCTGTGGGACATGGGGCTGAAGGTCGGCCACGCCACGCGCTCGGTCGACGAATGTATCCGCCAGGCACGCGGCGACATGACGATCCGCACCGCGATCCTGGAGACGCGCTTTCTGACCGGAGACCAGCCGCTGTATGACGAGCTGGTGGCGCGGTTCGACAAGGACGTCGTGCAAGGCACCGCTTCGGAATTCGTCACCGCCAAGCTCGCCGAGCGCGAGGAGCGGCATCGCCGCGCCGGACAGTCGCGCTATCTGGTCGAGCCCAACGTCAAGGACGGCAAGGGCGGCTTGCGCGACCTGCACACGTTGTTCTGGATCGCCAAATACGTCTACCGCGTGCGCGAGACCGGTGAGCTGGTCGAGCGCGGCGTATTCGACGCGCAGGAATACCGCACCTTCCGCCGCTGCGCCGACTTCCTGTGGTCGGTCCGCTGCAACCTGCATTTCGTCTCGGGGCGCGCCGAGGAGCGGCTGTCGTTCGACATGCAGCGCGAGATCGCGGTCCGCCTCGGCTATACCTCGCATCCCGGCATGCAGGATGTCGAACGCTTCATGAAGCACTACTTCCTGGTGGCTAAAGACGTCGGCGACCTCACTGCGATCCTCTGCGCCAAGCTGGAGGACGAGCAGGCCAAGCCCGCGCCGGTGCTGAGCCGCATGGTGGCGCGGCTGCGGCCGGGCGCAAAGCGGCGGCGGGTGCCCGACAGCGACGACTTCATCATCGACAACAACCGTATCAACCTCGCCGCGCCCGACGTCTTCAAGCATGATCCAGTCAACCTGATCCGCATCTTCCATCTGGCGCAGAAGAACAATCTCGCCTTCCACCCCGACGCGATGCGGACGGTGACGCGCTCGCTGAAACTGGTGAACACCCAGCTTCGGGAGAGCCCGGAAGCCAACCGGCTGTTCATGGAGATCCTGACCTCGAACGACGCCGAGACCGTGCTGCGGCGGATGAACGAGACCGGCGTGCTCGGCCACTTCATCCGCGCCTTCGGCAAGATCGTGTCGATGATGCAGTTCAACATGTACCACCATTATACGGTGGACGAGCATCTGATCCGCTGCATCGGCTTCCTGCAGGAGATCGAGCGCGGCGGCAACGACGAATTCACGGTCGCGAGCGACCTGTTCCGCAAGATCCAGCCCGAGCATCGCGCGGTGATCTATATCGCGACGCTGCTGCACGACGTCGCCAAGGGACGCCCGGAGGATCACTCGATCGCGGGCGCCAGGGTGGCGCGGCGATTGTGCCCGCGGCTCGGCTTTTCCGCCGCCGACACCGAGCTCGTGGCCTGGCTGATCGAAGAGCATCTGACGATGTCGACGGTGGCGCAGTCGCGCGATCTCTCCGACCGCAAGACGATCGAGAATTTTGCCGCCGTCGTGCAATCCGTCGAACAGATGAAGCTCCTGACCATCCTGACCACCGCCGACATCAGGGGCGTCGGCCCCGGCGTGTGGAACGGCTGGAAGGCGCAGCTCTTGCGCACGCTGTATTACGAAACCGAGCCGGTGTTAACCGGCGGCTTCTCGGAAGTGAACCGTGCGCAGCGCATCGCGGTGGCGCAGTCCGAATTCCGCGCTGCCTTCACCGAATGGCCGGACGCGGAACTCAACGCCTATATCGCCCGGCATTATCCGGCCTACTGGCTCAAGGTCGACCTGCAGCGAAAAATCCGCCAGGCGCGCTTCATCCGCGCCAGCGAACAGGCCGGACATCAGCTCGCGATCAATGTCGGTTTCGACGAGGCGCGCGGCGTCACCGAGCTGACGATACTGGCGACCGACCATCCGTGGCTGCTGTCGATCATCGCCGGCGCCTGCGCCTCCGCCGGCGCCAACATCGTCGACGCCCAGATCTACACCACGACCGACGGCCGCGCGCTCGACACCATCGCGATATCGAGGGAATACGATCGCGACGAGGACGAGGGACGGCGCGCCACCCGCATCGGCGAGATGATCGAGCACGTGCTCGAAGGCAAATTGCGGCTGCCCGAGGTGGTGGCGCGCAAGGCCGCCAATCGCGGCAAGGTGCGCGCCTTCGTGGTCGAGCCCGAGGTCACCATCAACAACCAGTGGTCGGACCGCTACACCGTGATCGAGGTCTCCGGCCTCGACCGCCCCGGCCTCTTGTACCAGCTCACCACGGCGATCTCGAAGCTCAACCTCAACATCGCTTCCGCCCATGTCGCGACCTTCGGCGAACGCGCCCGCGACGTGTTCTACGTCACCGATCTGCTCGGCGCCCAGATCACCGCGCCAACCCGCCAGGCCGCAATCAAGAGCGCACTGATTCATCTGCTCGCCAGCGAGGACAACGTCGCCAAGCCGGCGGCGTGA
- a CDS encoding aliphatic sulfonate ABC transporter substrate-binding protein has product MSRISRRALAAIIAVSTLLPGAAFAADALKEIRIDWATYNPVSMVLKQKGLLEKEFAKDGITIVWVQSAGSNKALEFLNAGSIDFGSTAGSAALVAKINGNPIKSIYVYSRPEWTALVTGKDSKIASVADLKGKRVAVTRGTDPHIFLVRALLGAGLTDKDITPVLLQHADGKSALIRGDVDAWAGLDPMMAQAEVEEGAKLFFRKADANTWGILNVREQFLKDHPDAVRRVLAVYEEARKYSLANYDDLKKTFIGVTKLPEAVVDKQLKERTELTHSRISVAQRESILAAGLALQQAGVVDAKVDVKATLDALIDDQVPLPTN; this is encoded by the coding sequence ATGTCCAGGATTTCACGGCGCGCACTGGCGGCAATCATCGCGGTATCGACCTTGCTGCCCGGGGCGGCGTTTGCTGCCGACGCGCTCAAGGAGATACGCATCGACTGGGCGACCTACAATCCGGTGTCGATGGTCCTCAAGCAAAAGGGATTGCTGGAAAAGGAATTCGCCAAGGACGGCATCACCATCGTCTGGGTGCAGTCGGCCGGTTCCAACAAGGCGCTCGAATTCCTCAACGCCGGCTCGATCGACTTCGGTTCGACCGCGGGCTCGGCGGCGCTGGTCGCCAAGATCAACGGCAACCCGATCAAGTCGATCTATGTCTATTCGCGTCCCGAATGGACCGCGCTGGTGACAGGCAAGGATTCCAAGATCGCCTCCGTCGCGGACCTCAAGGGCAAGCGCGTCGCGGTGACGCGCGGCACCGATCCGCACATCTTCCTGGTGCGCGCGCTGCTCGGTGCTGGCCTGACCGACAAGGACATCACCCCGGTGCTGCTACAGCACGCCGACGGCAAGAGCGCGCTGATCCGCGGTGACGTCGATGCCTGGGCCGGCCTCGACCCGATGATGGCGCAGGCCGAAGTCGAGGAGGGCGCAAAGCTGTTCTTCCGCAAGGCGGACGCCAACACCTGGGGCATCCTCAATGTGCGCGAGCAGTTCTTGAAGGATCATCCCGACGCCGTCCGCCGCGTGCTCGCGGTGTACGAGGAAGCGCGCAAATATTCGCTGGCCAATTACGACGACCTGAAGAAGACCTTCATCGGCGTGACCAAGCTGCCGGAAGCGGTTGTCGACAAGCAGCTCAAGGAGCGTACCGAGCTGACCCACAGCCGCATCAGCGTTGCCCAGCGCGAATCCATCCTCGCCGCAGGTCTCGCTTTGCAGCAGGCCGGCGTCGTCGACGCCAAGGTCGACGTCAAGGCGACGCTGGATGCACTGATCGACGACCAGGTCCCGCTCCCGACGAATTGA
- a CDS encoding ABC transporter permease yields MTMIVEIPALERRDIVTAQSPSRLRRYARPALGLLLPVGLAVIWEIWVWLGYSNGRLVPPPTKIFATVVELAKSGELTRHITATVTRVAAGFGLGVIAGTILGAISGYWGLARQLLDPTVQALRAIPSIAWVPLFILWLGIFETSKIALIAVGVFFPVYLGVMGAILSVDRKIVEVGRIFRLSGPAMIRRILLPAVLPAYVVALRVGLGLGWMFVVAAEFMGASEGLGYLLIDGQQLGKPAQIVAAIVIFAILGKTTDWLIEIATAPLLRWQDAFGRQSGGA; encoded by the coding sequence ATGACCATGATCGTCGAAATCCCAGCGCTGGAACGCCGCGACATCGTGACGGCGCAGTCGCCTTCACGTCTGCGCCGTTATGCGCGGCCGGCGCTTGGGCTGCTACTGCCGGTCGGACTCGCGGTCATCTGGGAAATCTGGGTCTGGCTCGGCTATTCCAACGGCCGGCTGGTGCCGCCGCCGACCAAGATTTTCGCCACGGTGGTGGAACTGGCGAAGAGCGGCGAGCTGACGCGCCATATCACGGCCACCGTGACACGCGTGGCGGCCGGCTTCGGCCTCGGCGTCATCGCCGGAACCATCCTCGGCGCGATCTCGGGCTATTGGGGCCTGGCGCGGCAATTGCTCGATCCGACCGTGCAGGCGCTGCGCGCGATTCCCTCGATCGCCTGGGTGCCGCTGTTCATCCTGTGGCTCGGCATTTTCGAAACCTCCAAGATCGCGCTGATCGCGGTCGGCGTGTTTTTCCCGGTCTATCTCGGCGTGATGGGCGCGATCCTCTCCGTCGACCGCAAGATCGTCGAGGTCGGCCGCATCTTCCGCCTGAGCGGCCCGGCGATGATCCGCCGCATCCTGCTGCCCGCGGTGCTGCCGGCCTACGTCGTCGCGCTGCGCGTCGGACTTGGCCTGGGATGGATGTTCGTCGTCGCCGCCGAATTCATGGGCGCCTCCGAAGGGCTCGGCTATCTCCTGATCGACGGCCAGCAGCTCGGCAAGCCGGCGCAGATCGTGGCGGCGATTGTGATCTTTGCGATCCTCGGCAAGACCACCGACTGGCTGATCGAAATCGCCACCGCGCCATTATTGCGCTGGCAGGATGCGTTCGGCCGCCAAAGCGGAGGGGCCTGA
- a CDS encoding ABC transporter ATP-binding protein has protein sequence MLALDRVGKTYPNGVYALERFSARIKPGEIVAIIGGSGCGKSTLLRAIAGLDRATTGTVTLDDAAITAPHAKIGIIFQEPRLLSWLSVADNIGFGLSELPADVRREKVNRALARVGLADKAKAWPRELSGGQAQRVAIARALVPQPEVLLLDEPFSALDAFTRRDLQDHLLDLWKDTRPTLILVTHDVDEAVVLADRVLVMRPRPGRLFEVININLARPRDRASPLFENFKRHVLTALDRSLDRNIPDADPKSMAGEAMWW, from the coding sequence ATGCTCGCGCTCGACCGGGTCGGCAAAACCTATCCTAACGGCGTCTACGCGCTGGAGCGCTTCTCCGCCAGGATCAAGCCCGGCGAGATTGTCGCCATCATCGGCGGCTCCGGTTGCGGAAAATCGACGCTGCTGCGGGCCATCGCCGGCCTCGACCGTGCGACCACGGGCACGGTGACGCTGGATGACGCGGCAATCACGGCGCCGCATGCAAAAATCGGAATCATCTTTCAGGAGCCGCGATTGCTGTCCTGGCTCAGCGTCGCCGACAATATCGGCTTTGGCCTGTCGGAGCTGCCGGCCGATGTCAGGCGCGAGAAGGTGAACCGCGCGCTGGCGCGGGTTGGCCTTGCCGACAAGGCAAAGGCCTGGCCGCGCGAACTCTCCGGCGGGCAGGCGCAGCGGGTGGCGATTGCGCGCGCGCTGGTGCCGCAGCCGGAAGTGCTGCTGCTCGACGAGCCGTTCTCAGCGCTCGACGCCTTCACGCGGCGCGACCTGCAGGACCATCTGCTCGACCTCTGGAAGGACACGCGGCCGACGCTGATCCTGGTGACGCATGACGTTGACGAGGCCGTGGTGCTGGCGGATCGCGTGCTGGTGATGCGGCCGCGGCCGGGGCGGCTGTTCGAGGTGATCAATATCAATTTGGCGCGGCCGCGCGACCGCGCTTCGCCCCTGTTTGAGAACTTCAAGCGCCACGTGCTGACCGCGCTCGATCGCTCGCTCGACCGCAACATACCGGACGCCGATCCAAAATCGATGGCCGGCGAAGCGATGTGGTGGTGA
- a CDS encoding OsmC family protein, with amino-acid sequence MDAAELRAMQAPIKERYKSDPSAAVITLKAKGSIDNEGIACKVETGRALAVAGLHPATGGSGLELCSGDMLLEALVACAGVTLKSVATAVEVPLKSGIVIAEGDLDFRGTLGVDKEAPVGFEEIRLRFEVGTDAPQDKLDLLLKLTERYCVVYQTIRNGPKISVSMKRV; translated from the coding sequence ATGGACGCCGCCGAACTCCGCGCGATGCAGGCCCCGATCAAGGAACGCTACAAGTCCGATCCCTCCGCCGCCGTCATCACCCTCAAGGCCAAAGGCTCGATCGACAATGAAGGCATCGCCTGCAAGGTCGAGACCGGCCGCGCGCTGGCGGTCGCCGGGCTCCATCCCGCCACCGGCGGCTCGGGGCTAGAGCTCTGCTCCGGCGACATGCTGCTGGAAGCGCTGGTGGCCTGCGCTGGCGTCACGCTGAAGTCGGTTGCCACCGCCGTCGAAGTGCCGCTGAAGAGCGGCATCGTCATCGCCGAAGGCGACCTCGATTTTCGCGGCACGCTCGGCGTCGACAAGGAGGCCCCGGTCGGGTTCGAAGAGATCCGCCTGCGCTTCGAGGTCGGAACCGACGCGCCGCAGGACAAGCTCGATCTGCTGCTCAAGCTCACCGAGCGCTACTGCGTGGTCTATCAGACCATCAGGAACGGCCCAAAAATCTCGGTGTCGATGAAGCGGGTGTGA
- the mutS gene encoding DNA mismatch repair protein MutS produces the protein MTIQQSIPAPAPPEATPATDASSRVTPMMEQYLEIKAAHPGLLLFYRMGDFYELFFEDAEIASKTLGIVLTKRGKHQGTDIPMCGVPVERSEDYLHRLINAGHRVAVCEQTENPAAARARGNKSVVARGVVRLVTPGTLTEDTLLDARTNNYLLAIARARASSGGDRIGLAWIDISTSEFMVTECLTAELAATLARINPNEAIVTDALYGDADIGPLLRELPSVTPLTRDVFDGATAERRLCDYFAVATMDGLSAMSRLEATAAAAAVTYIDRTQVGKRPPLSPPSREAAGTTMAIDPATRANLELTRTLAGERRGSLLDAIDCTVTAAGSRLLAQRLAAPLTDSAGIARRLDAIAAFVADSAARDDIRTVLRAAPDMSRALARLSVGRGGPRDLAGLRDGILAADQALARLAQLEAPPSEIITVMEALRRPSRDLAREFERALAEQLPLIKRDGGFIRENYEPALDESRNLRDASRLVVAAMQARYAEDTGIKALKIRHNNVLGYFIEVTAQHGDKLMAPPLNATFIHRQTLAGQVRFTTSELGEIEAKIANAGDRALNLELEIFERLCAMALAASDDLRAAAHAFALLDVATALAKLAVDDNYVRPEVDGSLGFAVEGGRHPVVEQALKRDGQTFIANACDLSPGPTQKSGQIWLITGPNMAGKSTFLRQNALIALMAQIGSYVPASRARIGVVDRLFSRVGAADDLARGRSTFMVEMVETAVILNQASERSLVILDEIGRGTATFDGLSIAWAAIEHLHEANRCRALFATHYHELTALSAKLARMFNATVRVKEWQGDVVFLHEVLPGSADRSYGIQVAKLAGLPPAVIARAKSVLAKLEAQDRGQTARALADDLPLFAVPSRAAAEAAPPSEAELLMEAVKALHPDEMSPREALEALYALKAKLPK, from the coding sequence ATGACGATCCAGCAATCCATCCCCGCCCCCGCTCCTCCCGAGGCCACGCCGGCGACTGACGCATCTTCGCGCGTCACGCCGATGATGGAACAATACCTTGAAATCAAGGCTGCCCACCCCGGGCTCCTGCTGTTCTACCGGATGGGCGATTTCTACGAGCTGTTCTTCGAGGACGCCGAGATCGCCTCCAAAACGCTCGGCATCGTGCTGACCAAACGCGGCAAGCACCAAGGCACGGATATCCCGATGTGCGGCGTGCCGGTGGAGCGCTCCGAGGATTACCTGCATCGACTGATCAATGCCGGCCATCGCGTTGCCGTGTGCGAGCAGACCGAGAATCCCGCCGCGGCGCGCGCCCGTGGCAACAAGAGTGTCGTGGCCCGCGGCGTGGTCCGGCTGGTGACGCCGGGCACGCTGACCGAAGACACGCTGCTGGACGCCCGCACCAACAATTATCTGCTGGCGATCGCTCGTGCGCGCGCTTCCTCCGGCGGCGACCGCATCGGGCTTGCCTGGATCGATATTTCCACGTCCGAGTTCATGGTCACGGAATGCTTAACCGCGGAACTGGCGGCGACGCTGGCGCGGATCAATCCGAACGAGGCCATCGTCACCGACGCTCTCTATGGCGATGCCGACATCGGCCCGCTGCTGCGCGAACTGCCGTCGGTGACGCCGCTGACCCGCGACGTTTTCGACGGCGCCACTGCCGAGCGTCGGCTGTGCGATTATTTCGCCGTCGCGACGATGGACGGCCTCTCGGCGATGTCACGGCTCGAAGCGACCGCGGCGGCCGCCGCCGTCACCTATATCGACCGCACCCAGGTCGGCAAACGCCCGCCGCTGTCGCCGCCCTCACGCGAGGCCGCCGGCACCACGATGGCGATCGATCCCGCCACCCGCGCAAACCTCGAACTGACTCGCACGCTGGCCGGCGAACGGCGCGGATCGCTGCTCGATGCGATCGACTGCACCGTTACGGCCGCCGGTTCGCGGCTGTTGGCGCAACGGCTCGCGGCGCCACTCACCGACAGCGCGGGAATCGCGCGGCGGCTGGATGCGATTGCGGCGTTCGTCGCCGATAGCGCGGCGCGCGATGATATCCGCACCGTGCTGCGCGCCGCCCCAGATATGTCGCGTGCACTGGCACGGCTGTCGGTTGGGCGCGGCGGCCCGCGCGACCTTGCAGGCCTGCGCGACGGCATCCTCGCCGCAGACCAGGCGCTGGCGCGGCTTGCGCAGCTCGAAGCGCCGCCATCTGAAATCATTACCGTGATGGAAGCCTTGCGCCGTCCTTCGCGCGATCTTGCACGCGAGTTCGAGCGCGCACTCGCCGAACAACTGCCGCTGATCAAGCGCGACGGCGGCTTCATCCGCGAGAACTATGAGCCCGCGCTCGACGAGAGCCGCAATCTGCGCGACGCTTCGCGTCTTGTCGTCGCCGCGATGCAGGCGCGCTACGCCGAGGACACCGGCATCAAGGCGCTCAAGATCCGCCACAACAACGTGCTCGGCTATTTCATCGAGGTCACCGCCCAGCACGGCGACAAGCTGATGGCGCCGCCGCTCAACGCAACCTTCATCCATCGCCAGACGCTGGCGGGGCAAGTTCGCTTCACCACGTCCGAACTCGGCGAGATCGAGGCCAAGATCGCCAATGCCGGCGACCGCGCACTCAATCTGGAGCTGGAAATATTCGAGCGGCTCTGTGCCATGGCGCTCGCCGCCAGCGACGATTTGCGCGCCGCGGCGCACGCGTTCGCGTTGCTCGACGTTGCGACCGCGCTGGCGAAGCTCGCCGTCGACGACAATTACGTGCGGCCCGAGGTCGATGGCTCACTGGGTTTCGCCGTTGAAGGCGGCCGGCATCCGGTGGTCGAGCAGGCGCTGAAACGCGATGGCCAGACGTTCATCGCCAATGCCTGCGACCTCTCGCCTGGGCCCACGCAAAAATCCGGCCAGATCTGGTTGATCACAGGTCCCAATATGGCGGGTAAATCGACCTTCCTGCGCCAGAACGCCTTGATCGCGCTGATGGCCCAGATCGGCTCCTACGTGCCGGCGTCGCGCGCGCGGATCGGCGTCGTCGATCGCCTGTTCTCGCGCGTCGGCGCGGCCGATGATCTCGCGCGCGGCCGCTCCACCTTCATGGTCGAGATGGTCGAGACTGCCGTCATCCTGAACCAGGCCAGCGAACGCTCGCTTGTCATTCTCGACGAAATCGGCCGCGGCACCGCAACCTTTGACGGCCTGTCGATCGCCTGGGCAGCCATCGAGCATCTGCATGAAGCCAACCGCTGCCGCGCGCTGTTCGCCACGCATTATCACGAGCTGACCGCGCTCTCCGCCAAGCTGGCGCGGATGTTCAACGCCACGGTGCGCGTCAAGGAGTGGCAGGGCGACGTCGTGTTCCTGCATGAAGTGCTGCCCGGCTCGGCCGACCGCTCCTACGGCATTCAGGTCGCGAAACTCGCTGGCCTTCCGCCTGCCGTCATCGCCCGCGCCAAGTCGGTGCTGGCGAAGCTCGAGGCCCAGGACCGCGGGCAGACCGCGCGTGCACTCGCCGACGATCTGCCGCTGTTCGCCGTCCCCTCCCGCGCCGCCGCCGAAGCCGCGCCGCCGAGCGAGGCGGAGCTATTGATGGAAGCCGTGAAGGCACTGCATCCCGACGAGATGTCGCCGCGCGAGGCGCTGGAGGCGTTGTATGCGCTGAAGGCGAAATTGCCGAAGTAG
- the pcaF gene encoding 3-oxoadipyl-CoA thiolase, producing MRDVFICDAVRTPIGRFGGSLAKVRADDLAATPIKALMAKHPNLDWSQVDEVFFGCANQAGEDNRNVARMALLLAGMPESVPGQTLNRLCASGLDAVGAAGRAIRSGEIDFAIAGGVESMTRAPFVMGKAPEAFARSADIYDTTIGWRFINPLMKAQYGVDAMPETGENVAEEFQVSRADQDAMAIRSQQRAGAAIAAGYFAEEITPIQVPGGKAGPITVDKDEHPRPETTLEGLAKLKPIVRNPGTVTAGNASGVNDGAAAMILASEAAVKKHGLTPRARILGLASAAVPPRIMGIGPVPATKKLMERLGIKISDFDLIELNEAFASQGIACLRQLGVKDDADFVNPHGGAIALGHPLGMSGARLALTAVHGMEKRGGKLALATMCVGVGQGVAVAIEKIN from the coding sequence ATGCGTGATGTATTCATTTGCGATGCCGTCCGGACCCCGATCGGCCGTTTCGGCGGCTCGCTCGCCAAGGTGCGCGCCGACGATCTGGCCGCGACCCCGATCAAGGCGTTGATGGCGAAGCATCCCAATCTCGACTGGTCGCAGGTCGATGAGGTGTTTTTCGGCTGCGCGAACCAGGCCGGTGAGGACAACCGTAACGTTGCAAGGATGGCGCTGTTGCTCGCGGGCATGCCGGAATCGGTTCCCGGCCAGACCCTCAATCGCCTCTGCGCATCGGGCCTCGACGCGGTCGGCGCCGCGGGCCGGGCGATTCGATCAGGCGAAATCGATTTCGCGATTGCCGGCGGCGTCGAATCCATGACCCGCGCGCCGTTCGTGATGGGCAAGGCGCCGGAAGCGTTCGCGCGCTCGGCCGACATCTATGACACCACCATCGGCTGGCGCTTCATTAACCCCTTGATGAAGGCGCAGTATGGCGTCGATGCGATGCCGGAGACCGGCGAGAACGTTGCCGAGGAATTCCAGGTCTCGCGCGCCGATCAGGACGCGATGGCGATCCGCTCGCAGCAGCGCGCGGGCGCGGCGATCGCGGCGGGCTATTTCGCCGAAGAGATCACGCCGATCCAGGTGCCCGGCGGCAAGGCCGGTCCCATCACCGTCGACAAGGACGAGCACCCGCGCCCTGAGACCACGCTCGAAGGTCTGGCCAAATTGAAGCCGATCGTGCGCAATCCCGGCACCGTGACCGCGGGCAATGCATCCGGCGTCAATGACGGCGCGGCGGCGATGATCCTCGCTTCCGAGGCTGCTGTGAAGAAGCACGGGCTGACGCCGCGGGCGCGCATCCTTGGGTTAGCCTCGGCCGCGGTGCCGCCGCGCATCATGGGCATCGGGCCGGTGCCGGCGACCAAGAAGCTGATGGAGCGGCTCGGCATCAAGATCTCCGACTTCGATTTGATCGAGCTCAATGAAGCCTTCGCCTCGCAGGGCATAGCCTGTCTGCGGCAACTCGGCGTCAAGGACGATGCCGACTTCGTCAATCCGCACGGCGGCGCGATCGCGCTCGGCCACCCGCTTGGCATGAGCGGCGCGCGGCTGGCGCTGACGGCAGTGCACGGCATGGAGAAGCGGGGCGGGAAGCTTGCCTTGGCAACCATGTGCGTCGGCGTCGGTCAGGGCGTTGCGGTCGCGATCGAAAAGATCAATTAA
- the pcaH gene encoding protocatechuate 3,4-dioxygenase subunit beta yields MTLVYPVQSLAAHPPRLSPAYKSTVKRSPSKPLIPMRHTLSELTGPVYGHETVRANDHDLTVQGKGEPLGERIIVHGHVLDEDGRGVPNTLVELWQANACGRYVHVVDQHPAPLDPNFTGAGRTQSDAEGYYRFITIKPGAYPWGNHHNAWRPAHIHFSVFGHSFVSRLVTQMYFPGDPLFPFDPIFNSVTDEKARNRMISAFDLENTKPDWALCYRFNIVLRGRNATPMENK; encoded by the coding sequence ATGACATTGGTCTATCCAGTGCAATCACTCGCAGCGCATCCGCCGCGGCTGTCTCCCGCCTACAAGAGCACGGTCAAGCGATCGCCCTCCAAGCCGTTGATTCCGATGCGGCACACGCTGTCGGAATTGACCGGGCCGGTCTACGGCCACGAGACCGTGCGCGCGAACGATCACGATCTCACCGTTCAGGGCAAGGGTGAGCCGCTCGGCGAGCGCATCATCGTGCACGGCCACGTGCTGGATGAAGACGGCCGCGGCGTGCCGAATACGCTGGTCGAACTCTGGCAGGCCAACGCCTGCGGCCGCTACGTCCACGTCGTCGATCAGCACCCGGCGCCGCTCGATCCGAATTTTACCGGCGCCGGCCGCACGCAGTCCGACGCGGAAGGTTATTACCGCTTCATCACCATCAAGCCCGGTGCCTATCCCTGGGGCAATCACCACAACGCCTGGCGTCCGGCGCACATCCACTTCTCGGTGTTCGGCCACTCCTTCGTCTCGCGGCTGGTGACGCAGATGTATTTCCCCGGCGATCCCCTGTTTCCGTTCGATCCGATCTTCAATTCGGTCACTGACGAAAAGGCGCGCAACCGGATGATCTCCGCGTTCGATCTGGAGAATACCAAGCCGGATTGGGCTCTGTGCTACCGATTCAACATTGTGCTGCGCGGGCGCAACGCCACGCCGATGGAGAACAAGTAA